One region of Carya illinoinensis cultivar Pawnee chromosome 8, C.illinoinensisPawnee_v1, whole genome shotgun sequence genomic DNA includes:
- the LOC122274166 gene encoding rhodanese-like domain-containing protein 6 isoform X3 yields the protein MAKTHAEEQDRQQYGVLLYYKYTEIPDLNGLVAFYESNCNSLGLLGRVRLSPQGVNVTVGGELSLLEKHIAAVMSNILFEGTDFKLATCDHPLNDKVAKECGFTALSIRVVKDLVTLSSQPLLKSPEISNAGTHLSAVDFHSALQSAGKLLKKESPADPEGLVLLDARNLYETRIGKFHAPNVETLDPGIRQYSDLSSWIDDNSEQLKGKSVLMYCTGGIRCEMASAYIRSKGAGFENVFQLFGGIQRYLEQFPDGGFFKGKNFVFDHRISVGSLDASVISTCLLCGSAFDDYSSRCRCTHCRMLVLQKEKSLYVCELCQKHGKGFGSVPLIENGETQAVSSEELKTVLSDTELLRQVPWSLDNQPRRKIKILCLHGFRQNASSFKGRTASLAKKLKTFVELVFVDAPHELPYIYQPCFTESHGDCTSPSLERTQPPPSENCKKKYGWLVAPDFNGRSEADWKIADCPFDPLQYQQQTDGFEASLAYLKTVFSQEGPFDGILGFSQGAAMAAALVSAQEGRLKGEMDFRFVILCSGFALKLPELECKRINCPSLHIFGSDHGKDRQIANQASRDLTSLFDDGCRVIIEHDCGHIIPTRSPYIDEIRNFLQRFL from the exons ATGGCGAAGACCCATGCCGAAGAGCAAGACCGACAGCAGTATGGAGTCCTCCTCTACTACAAGTACACCGAAATCCCCGACCTGAACGGTCTCGTTGCCTTCTACGAGTCCAACTGCAACTCCCTCGGTCTCCTCGGCCGTGTCCGCCTCTCACCACAAGGCGTCAATGTCACT GTTGGTGGGGAGTTGTCCTTGCTGGAGAAACACATTGCTGCTGTCATGtcaaatattttgtttgaaGGGACTGACTTCAAGCTCGCGACTTGTGATCACCCATTGAATGACAAGGTTGCAAAGGAATGTGGATTCACTGCTCTTTCTATTCGAGTCGTCAAG GATCTGGTTACACTTAGTTCTCAACCCCTGTTAAAGTCACCTGAAATTTCTAATGCTGGGACACATCTCTCTGCAGTTGATTTTCATTCTGCCCTTCAGAGTGCTG GAAAACTTTTGAAGAAAGAAAGTCCTGCAGACCCCGAAGGACTTGTTTTATTGGATGCAAGGAATTTATATGAGACAAGAATTGGGAAGTTCCATGCACCAAACGTGGAAACTTTAGATCCGGGAATTAGGCAGTATAGTGATCTGTCCTCATGGATTGATGATAACTCTGAGCAATTGAAAGGGAAAAGTGTTCTTAT GTACTGCACTGGCGGGATTAGGTGTGAGATGGCATCGGCCTATATTAGGTCTAAAGGTGCTGGGTTTGAGAATGTGTTTCAG TTATTTGGTGGGATACAGCGTTATTTGGAACAATTTCCGGATGGTGGTTTTTTCAAAGGaaagaattttgtttttgaCCATCG GATATCAGTTGGGAGCTTGGATGCGAGTGTCATTTCCACCTGCCTACTTTGTGGCTCTGCATTTGATGATTATTCTTCACGCTGCCGATGCACCCATTGTAGGATGCTAGTTTTG CAGAAGGAGAAATCTCTATATGTTTGTGAGCTTTGCCAGAAACACGGGAAGGGTTTTGGATCAGTGCCATTAATTGAAAATGGCGAAACACAAGCAGTATCATCAGAAGAGCTTAAAACTGTTTTGTCAGATACAGAGCTCTTACGTCAAGTGCCATGGAGCCTTG ATAACCAACCtcggagaaaaataaaaatcttatgcCTGCACGGCTTTCGGCAGAATGCCTCCAGTTTTAAAGGAAGAACTGCATCATTAGCCAAAAAGCTCAAAACCTTTGTTGAGCTCGTATTTGTTGACGCACCTCATGAATTACCATACATCTACCAGCCCTGCTTCACAGAGTCGCATGGAGATTGCACATCACCTTCATTAGAACGAACCCAGCCTCCACCATCTGAGAATTGCAAGAAAAAGTATGGATGGTTAGTGGCACCTGATTTCAATGGAAGGAGTGAAGCAGATTGGAAAATTGCAGATTGTCCATTTGATCCTCTCCAGTACCAGCAACAAACTGATGGCTTTGAGGCATCACTGGCATACTTGAAGACCGTGTTCTCTCAGGAAGGGCCATTTGATGGGATATTGGGATTTTCTCAGGGAGCTGCAATGGCTGCTGCTTTAGTTTCTGCACAAGAAGGGAGGCTAAAAGGTGAAATGGATTTCAGATTTGTGATTCTGTGCTCTGGGTTTGCTCTTAAATTACCAGAGCTTGAGTGTAAACGGATCAATTGCCCGTCGCTTCACATTTTCGGCAGTGACCATGGGAAGGACAGGCAGATTGCAAACCAGGCTAGCAGGGACCTTACTTCTTTGTTTGATGATGGTTGCCGTGTGATTATTGAGCATGACTGCGGTCATATCATTCCTACGCGGTCTCCTTATATTGATGAGATCCGAAATTTTCTTCAACGGTTTCTTTAA
- the LOC122274166 gene encoding rhodanese-like domain-containing protein 6 isoform X4, producing MAKTHAEEQDRQQYGVLLYYKYTEIPDLNGLVAFYESNCNSLGLLGRVRLSPQGVNVTVGGELSLLEKHIAAVMSNILFEGTDFKLATCDHPLNDKVAKECGFTALSIRVVKDLVTLSSQPLLKSPEISNAGTHLSAVDFHSALQSAGKLLKKESPADPEGLVLLDARNLYETRIGKFHAPNVETLDPGIRQYSDLSSWIDDNSEQLKGKSVLMYCTGGIRCEMASAYIRSKGAGFENVFQLFGGIQRYLEQFPDGGFFKGKNFVFDHRISVGSLDASVISTCLLCGSAFDDYSSRCRCTHCRMLVLKEKSLYVCELCQKHGKGFGSVPLIENGETQAVSSEELKTVLSDTELLRQVPWSLDNQPRRKIKILCLHGFRQNASSFKGRTASLAKKLKTFVELVFVDAPHELPYIYQPCFTESHGDCTSPSLERTQPPPSENCKKKYGWLVAPDFNGRSEADWKIADCPFDPLQYQQQTDGFEASLAYLKTVFSQEGPFDGILGFSQGAAMAAALVSAQEGRLKGEMDFRFVILCSGFALKLPELECKRINCPSLHIFGSDHGKDRQIANQASRDLTSLFDDGCRVIIEHDCGHIIPTRSPYIDEIRNFLQRFL from the exons ATGGCGAAGACCCATGCCGAAGAGCAAGACCGACAGCAGTATGGAGTCCTCCTCTACTACAAGTACACCGAAATCCCCGACCTGAACGGTCTCGTTGCCTTCTACGAGTCCAACTGCAACTCCCTCGGTCTCCTCGGCCGTGTCCGCCTCTCACCACAAGGCGTCAATGTCACT GTTGGTGGGGAGTTGTCCTTGCTGGAGAAACACATTGCTGCTGTCATGtcaaatattttgtttgaaGGGACTGACTTCAAGCTCGCGACTTGTGATCACCCATTGAATGACAAGGTTGCAAAGGAATGTGGATTCACTGCTCTTTCTATTCGAGTCGTCAAG GATCTGGTTACACTTAGTTCTCAACCCCTGTTAAAGTCACCTGAAATTTCTAATGCTGGGACACATCTCTCTGCAGTTGATTTTCATTCTGCCCTTCAGAGTGCTG GAAAACTTTTGAAGAAAGAAAGTCCTGCAGACCCCGAAGGACTTGTTTTATTGGATGCAAGGAATTTATATGAGACAAGAATTGGGAAGTTCCATGCACCAAACGTGGAAACTTTAGATCCGGGAATTAGGCAGTATAGTGATCTGTCCTCATGGATTGATGATAACTCTGAGCAATTGAAAGGGAAAAGTGTTCTTAT GTACTGCACTGGCGGGATTAGGTGTGAGATGGCATCGGCCTATATTAGGTCTAAAGGTGCTGGGTTTGAGAATGTGTTTCAG TTATTTGGTGGGATACAGCGTTATTTGGAACAATTTCCGGATGGTGGTTTTTTCAAAGGaaagaattttgtttttgaCCATCG GATATCAGTTGGGAGCTTGGATGCGAGTGTCATTTCCACCTGCCTACTTTGTGGCTCTGCATTTGATGATTATTCTTCACGCTGCCGATGCACCCATTGTAGGATGCTAGTTTTG AAGGAGAAATCTCTATATGTTTGTGAGCTTTGCCAGAAACACGGGAAGGGTTTTGGATCAGTGCCATTAATTGAAAATGGCGAAACACAAGCAGTATCATCAGAAGAGCTTAAAACTGTTTTGTCAGATACAGAGCTCTTACGTCAAGTGCCATGGAGCCTTG ATAACCAACCtcggagaaaaataaaaatcttatgcCTGCACGGCTTTCGGCAGAATGCCTCCAGTTTTAAAGGAAGAACTGCATCATTAGCCAAAAAGCTCAAAACCTTTGTTGAGCTCGTATTTGTTGACGCACCTCATGAATTACCATACATCTACCAGCCCTGCTTCACAGAGTCGCATGGAGATTGCACATCACCTTCATTAGAACGAACCCAGCCTCCACCATCTGAGAATTGCAAGAAAAAGTATGGATGGTTAGTGGCACCTGATTTCAATGGAAGGAGTGAAGCAGATTGGAAAATTGCAGATTGTCCATTTGATCCTCTCCAGTACCAGCAACAAACTGATGGCTTTGAGGCATCACTGGCATACTTGAAGACCGTGTTCTCTCAGGAAGGGCCATTTGATGGGATATTGGGATTTTCTCAGGGAGCTGCAATGGCTGCTGCTTTAGTTTCTGCACAAGAAGGGAGGCTAAAAGGTGAAATGGATTTCAGATTTGTGATTCTGTGCTCTGGGTTTGCTCTTAAATTACCAGAGCTTGAGTGTAAACGGATCAATTGCCCGTCGCTTCACATTTTCGGCAGTGACCATGGGAAGGACAGGCAGATTGCAAACCAGGCTAGCAGGGACCTTACTTCTTTGTTTGATGATGGTTGCCGTGTGATTATTGAGCATGACTGCGGTCATATCATTCCTACGCGGTCTCCTTATATTGATGAGATCCGAAATTTTCTTCAACGGTTTCTTTAA
- the LOC122274166 gene encoding rhodanese-like domain-containing protein 6 isoform X1, whose amino-acid sequence MAKTHAEEQDRQQYGVLLYYKYTEIPDLNGLVAFYESNCNSLGLLGRVRLSPQGVNVTVGGELSLLEKHIAAVMSNILFEGTDFKLATCDHPLNDKVAKECGFTALSIRVVKDLVTLSSQPLLKSPEISNAGTHLSAVDFHSALQSAGKLLKKESPADPEGLVLLDARNLYETRIGKFHAPNVETLDPGIRQYSDLSSWIDDNSEQLKGKSVLMYCTGGIRCEMASAYIRSKGAGFENVFQLFGGIQRYLEQFPDGGFFKGKNFVFDHRISVGSLDASVISTCLLCGSAFDDYSSRCRCTHCRMLVLVCVSCRQKEKSLYVCELCQKHGKGFGSVPLIENGETQAVSSEELKTVLSDTELLRQVPWSLDNQPRRKIKILCLHGFRQNASSFKGRTASLAKKLKTFVELVFVDAPHELPYIYQPCFTESHGDCTSPSLERTQPPPSENCKKKYGWLVAPDFNGRSEADWKIADCPFDPLQYQQQTDGFEASLAYLKTVFSQEGPFDGILGFSQGAAMAAALVSAQEGRLKGEMDFRFVILCSGFALKLPELECKRINCPSLHIFGSDHGKDRQIANQASRDLTSLFDDGCRVIIEHDCGHIIPTRSPYIDEIRNFLQRFL is encoded by the exons ATGGCGAAGACCCATGCCGAAGAGCAAGACCGACAGCAGTATGGAGTCCTCCTCTACTACAAGTACACCGAAATCCCCGACCTGAACGGTCTCGTTGCCTTCTACGAGTCCAACTGCAACTCCCTCGGTCTCCTCGGCCGTGTCCGCCTCTCACCACAAGGCGTCAATGTCACT GTTGGTGGGGAGTTGTCCTTGCTGGAGAAACACATTGCTGCTGTCATGtcaaatattttgtttgaaGGGACTGACTTCAAGCTCGCGACTTGTGATCACCCATTGAATGACAAGGTTGCAAAGGAATGTGGATTCACTGCTCTTTCTATTCGAGTCGTCAAG GATCTGGTTACACTTAGTTCTCAACCCCTGTTAAAGTCACCTGAAATTTCTAATGCTGGGACACATCTCTCTGCAGTTGATTTTCATTCTGCCCTTCAGAGTGCTG GAAAACTTTTGAAGAAAGAAAGTCCTGCAGACCCCGAAGGACTTGTTTTATTGGATGCAAGGAATTTATATGAGACAAGAATTGGGAAGTTCCATGCACCAAACGTGGAAACTTTAGATCCGGGAATTAGGCAGTATAGTGATCTGTCCTCATGGATTGATGATAACTCTGAGCAATTGAAAGGGAAAAGTGTTCTTAT GTACTGCACTGGCGGGATTAGGTGTGAGATGGCATCGGCCTATATTAGGTCTAAAGGTGCTGGGTTTGAGAATGTGTTTCAG TTATTTGGTGGGATACAGCGTTATTTGGAACAATTTCCGGATGGTGGTTTTTTCAAAGGaaagaattttgtttttgaCCATCG GATATCAGTTGGGAGCTTGGATGCGAGTGTCATTTCCACCTGCCTACTTTGTGGCTCTGCATTTGATGATTATTCTTCACGCTGCCGATGCACCCATTGTAGGATGCTAGTTTTGGTCTGTGTTAGTTGCAGG CAGAAGGAGAAATCTCTATATGTTTGTGAGCTTTGCCAGAAACACGGGAAGGGTTTTGGATCAGTGCCATTAATTGAAAATGGCGAAACACAAGCAGTATCATCAGAAGAGCTTAAAACTGTTTTGTCAGATACAGAGCTCTTACGTCAAGTGCCATGGAGCCTTG ATAACCAACCtcggagaaaaataaaaatcttatgcCTGCACGGCTTTCGGCAGAATGCCTCCAGTTTTAAAGGAAGAACTGCATCATTAGCCAAAAAGCTCAAAACCTTTGTTGAGCTCGTATTTGTTGACGCACCTCATGAATTACCATACATCTACCAGCCCTGCTTCACAGAGTCGCATGGAGATTGCACATCACCTTCATTAGAACGAACCCAGCCTCCACCATCTGAGAATTGCAAGAAAAAGTATGGATGGTTAGTGGCACCTGATTTCAATGGAAGGAGTGAAGCAGATTGGAAAATTGCAGATTGTCCATTTGATCCTCTCCAGTACCAGCAACAAACTGATGGCTTTGAGGCATCACTGGCATACTTGAAGACCGTGTTCTCTCAGGAAGGGCCATTTGATGGGATATTGGGATTTTCTCAGGGAGCTGCAATGGCTGCTGCTTTAGTTTCTGCACAAGAAGGGAGGCTAAAAGGTGAAATGGATTTCAGATTTGTGATTCTGTGCTCTGGGTTTGCTCTTAAATTACCAGAGCTTGAGTGTAAACGGATCAATTGCCCGTCGCTTCACATTTTCGGCAGTGACCATGGGAAGGACAGGCAGATTGCAAACCAGGCTAGCAGGGACCTTACTTCTTTGTTTGATGATGGTTGCCGTGTGATTATTGAGCATGACTGCGGTCATATCATTCCTACGCGGTCTCCTTATATTGATGAGATCCGAAATTTTCTTCAACGGTTTCTTTAA
- the LOC122274166 gene encoding rhodanese-like domain-containing protein 6 isoform X2 gives MAKTHAEEQDRQQYGVLLYYKYTEIPDLNGLVAFYESNCNSLGLLGRVRLSPQGVNVTVGGELSLLEKHIAAVMSNILFEGTDFKLATCDHPLNDKVAKECGFTALSIRVVKDLVTLSSQPLLKSPEISNAGTHLSAVDFHSALQSAGKLLKKESPADPEGLVLLDARNLYETRIGKFHAPNVETLDPGIRQYSDLSSWIDDNSEQLKGKSVLMYCTGGIRCEMASAYIRSKGAGFENVFQLFGGIQRYLEQFPDGGFFKGKNFVFDHRISVGSLDASVISTCLLCGSAFDDYSSRCRCTHCRMLVLVCVSCRKEKSLYVCELCQKHGKGFGSVPLIENGETQAVSSEELKTVLSDTELLRQVPWSLDNQPRRKIKILCLHGFRQNASSFKGRTASLAKKLKTFVELVFVDAPHELPYIYQPCFTESHGDCTSPSLERTQPPPSENCKKKYGWLVAPDFNGRSEADWKIADCPFDPLQYQQQTDGFEASLAYLKTVFSQEGPFDGILGFSQGAAMAAALVSAQEGRLKGEMDFRFVILCSGFALKLPELECKRINCPSLHIFGSDHGKDRQIANQASRDLTSLFDDGCRVIIEHDCGHIIPTRSPYIDEIRNFLQRFL, from the exons ATGGCGAAGACCCATGCCGAAGAGCAAGACCGACAGCAGTATGGAGTCCTCCTCTACTACAAGTACACCGAAATCCCCGACCTGAACGGTCTCGTTGCCTTCTACGAGTCCAACTGCAACTCCCTCGGTCTCCTCGGCCGTGTCCGCCTCTCACCACAAGGCGTCAATGTCACT GTTGGTGGGGAGTTGTCCTTGCTGGAGAAACACATTGCTGCTGTCATGtcaaatattttgtttgaaGGGACTGACTTCAAGCTCGCGACTTGTGATCACCCATTGAATGACAAGGTTGCAAAGGAATGTGGATTCACTGCTCTTTCTATTCGAGTCGTCAAG GATCTGGTTACACTTAGTTCTCAACCCCTGTTAAAGTCACCTGAAATTTCTAATGCTGGGACACATCTCTCTGCAGTTGATTTTCATTCTGCCCTTCAGAGTGCTG GAAAACTTTTGAAGAAAGAAAGTCCTGCAGACCCCGAAGGACTTGTTTTATTGGATGCAAGGAATTTATATGAGACAAGAATTGGGAAGTTCCATGCACCAAACGTGGAAACTTTAGATCCGGGAATTAGGCAGTATAGTGATCTGTCCTCATGGATTGATGATAACTCTGAGCAATTGAAAGGGAAAAGTGTTCTTAT GTACTGCACTGGCGGGATTAGGTGTGAGATGGCATCGGCCTATATTAGGTCTAAAGGTGCTGGGTTTGAGAATGTGTTTCAG TTATTTGGTGGGATACAGCGTTATTTGGAACAATTTCCGGATGGTGGTTTTTTCAAAGGaaagaattttgtttttgaCCATCG GATATCAGTTGGGAGCTTGGATGCGAGTGTCATTTCCACCTGCCTACTTTGTGGCTCTGCATTTGATGATTATTCTTCACGCTGCCGATGCACCCATTGTAGGATGCTAGTTTTGGTCTGTGTTAGTTGCAGG AAGGAGAAATCTCTATATGTTTGTGAGCTTTGCCAGAAACACGGGAAGGGTTTTGGATCAGTGCCATTAATTGAAAATGGCGAAACACAAGCAGTATCATCAGAAGAGCTTAAAACTGTTTTGTCAGATACAGAGCTCTTACGTCAAGTGCCATGGAGCCTTG ATAACCAACCtcggagaaaaataaaaatcttatgcCTGCACGGCTTTCGGCAGAATGCCTCCAGTTTTAAAGGAAGAACTGCATCATTAGCCAAAAAGCTCAAAACCTTTGTTGAGCTCGTATTTGTTGACGCACCTCATGAATTACCATACATCTACCAGCCCTGCTTCACAGAGTCGCATGGAGATTGCACATCACCTTCATTAGAACGAACCCAGCCTCCACCATCTGAGAATTGCAAGAAAAAGTATGGATGGTTAGTGGCACCTGATTTCAATGGAAGGAGTGAAGCAGATTGGAAAATTGCAGATTGTCCATTTGATCCTCTCCAGTACCAGCAACAAACTGATGGCTTTGAGGCATCACTGGCATACTTGAAGACCGTGTTCTCTCAGGAAGGGCCATTTGATGGGATATTGGGATTTTCTCAGGGAGCTGCAATGGCTGCTGCTTTAGTTTCTGCACAAGAAGGGAGGCTAAAAGGTGAAATGGATTTCAGATTTGTGATTCTGTGCTCTGGGTTTGCTCTTAAATTACCAGAGCTTGAGTGTAAACGGATCAATTGCCCGTCGCTTCACATTTTCGGCAGTGACCATGGGAAGGACAGGCAGATTGCAAACCAGGCTAGCAGGGACCTTACTTCTTTGTTTGATGATGGTTGCCGTGTGATTATTGAGCATGACTGCGGTCATATCATTCCTACGCGGTCTCCTTATATTGATGAGATCCGAAATTTTCTTCAACGGTTTCTTTAA